From the genome of Aspergillus oryzae RIB40 DNA, chromosome 4:
TCACTTGCGGGGAAACGGCATTCGtatttcaatatatatatatatacattgcCTCGAACCTAACATCAATTTGAGGAACTAGTACTTCTAGTATTCTAGAGTTATTTCAGGAGTGTCCCATTTTCAAACATTGACTTAGTACGAAGTCTTACTCATCTATATTCAATCTATATATTGTGGCTCTCCAACCAAACAGTTGTCTGATTGGGTTGGCTTTGTCCTCTCAGGCACCGATCCCGCCACTAGGTTACCTATCGCGAACCTAAATATGGGCGGCATCTTGACGTTCTAGCAttccttgtcttcttttactGGTTGTCTACAGTCTACACCTTTAAGTTATTTACTAGCTTGCCCTCTCGTTTGTCTCTATAATGTCAAGCAGCGAACAAGAGCAGACTGCGCAACCTGTCGACAGTGAGCCACGAGTAGATATCCTTTGCTCAGCTCCTGGCTTTTCAGTGCCCAATCCAGAAACTGTCAGGGAGAAGGTTAACAAGAGCAACACTATCTTCCACTGGGGCGGTGTTAGAATTGCGAAGATATCTCCTGAAATTGTGGTGAAACTCGGATCTCATATCACACTCAACGAGGCGAAAAGTATGATTTTTGTTGGATAAAATACAAAAACGATGCCCGTACCAAAAGTATTTGCCTGTTACACTATCGGTCCAATACACAGAGATATTCTTGACTATAGTAGTCTATTTGATACTTATATTTTTATAAGCTTTGTGGAGGGCCATAGTCTGGACAAAGCTTGGGAGACATATAATGAGGCGACGAAAAATCGTGTTACCAACCAGCTCAAAGGGTATATCCGTAAACTTCGTGAAATCCCCCCCGGCGACTATGTAGGCTCGGTTGATTTTAGACCTGTTGCTGATCCGATCTTGGACGGTTGTCCCAACCAAGATTGGTAGTGTCTGTGCATGAATATTCAGGAAAGCTAATATACATGTCAAGGACCGTTTAGTACTGAAGAAGCCTTCGACAATGCACTTATCGATGCTTATCAAACGAAGGTGCCAAGATATCATATTAAGAGCTTCTTAGCTGGCATGCTATCCCAGAACAAGCATCAGATCGTGTTCATCCATGGAGACCTACGCCTCGCGAATATCATGGTCAATAATGGAAATGTCACAGGAATTGTGGACTGGGAGTTTGGTGGTTGGTATCCTGAATACTGGGAGTTCTCAAAAGCTCTCGCAGTCTGGATGTGGCAAAATGATTGGTCCGATTACTTACAGCGGATTATGACACCATATTACTCTGAATTTGGGATTTATAGCTTCATGCACCCCACACTGTGGTGATATCTTGTCATGTTAATCCTATCATCTCAGCTGCGGCCGGAGCGCCCACCAACGTCTTCAACGAAATTAATAGCTGAAGTCTTTTAGCTCCATGATCAACAGAGCTTACTTACtactccttcatcttcctacCCAACTTGTCCTAGAGCTTCACCATGATAAATGCATAGAAAGCGCTATCTTTGTGCAACTATATGGACTATGTCAACCCTTCCAATAGATCTTTATCCCTGTATTAGGAATAGTGCATACTCCGGTCCTATCTACCGCTAATCATATCGGTTAGGCGGTCTTTTGTTCTGCCCGCTTAAATCCAACCTCTCCATCTCACTCCACCTCCACGGCTTTTAGTTTTTGCTTTGTTCCTGTTGCCTGTCTCCATTCTCTAAAATATTGTCCTTGTGCACAGTCTCTCATCATGAATGGACCTGGGTCTGTTGAGTCGCAGTGGCTTACGCAACTGGCTGCCATGCGGCAGGCCATTGCAGAGCTAAAGCTTCCCAAAGACCCCGCCAAAGACCAGGTTGGCTATGGCAGTGACTTGGATCTAGATCTTGACGACGACTATTCTTCGCCCGGTACAGTCGACGATATCTGGGATGTTATCAGCTCCGACGACGAGTCTATTGCTGATTTCGACGAATCCGATGGTTTCGCTTCTCCCTCAGCGTCGTCTTACGATCAGTTTTGGCTAGAGCAGAAATGCCAGAGCCTAACCTCTCAAAAGCCCGGGCTGAGTGCCAATGAGCTAGCCCAACAGATCACAGCTGCGCTAGCGACCGACAGCGGAGATGACGAATTGCAAATGTCCCTGGCCGAGATCGTTGGATTCGATGACCTGGACTTCGTGATAGAGCTGATCGCACACCGGACGGAAATCCTTAGGAGCGGTCACTCTGGTCCAGAGGCGCAAACGGACGGTCTTTTCTCAGGAAGGTTACAGACAAGGGCAGAACGGGAACAGGCACTGCGGCGGCAGGACTTTGAACACAAAAATGCCCCATTGATGCCGGCGCAAACGAGACAGGAGCCACAGTATCCCCATGTTTTCAAGTCGCATGACAATAGGAACGTGCTTTCATTTAGCGGAAAAAAATACGGGCTGCCCCTTGGTAGCAAGCAAACAGATGAGCAGAAATACACCGAGGTGGAGGTTCCAGCATCCAGGGTAGGCACTTTGGGAACCACGCAAAAGCTGGTGCAGATATCTTCCTTGGACGGTCTATGTCAAGGCACCTTCAGAGGTTACAAAACATTGAACCGGATGCAAAGTTTACTGTATGAGGTTGCTTACAAAACAAGCGAAAACATGCTTATTTGTGCTCCAACTGG
Proteins encoded in this window:
- a CDS encoding uncharacterized protein (predicted protein), producing MSSSEQEQTAQPVDSEPRVDILCSAPGFSVPNPETVREKVNKSNTIFHWGGVRIAKISPEIVVKLGSHITLNEAKTLWRAIVWTKLGRHIMRRRKIVLPTSSKGISVNFVKSPPATM